The following proteins are encoded in a genomic region of Stutzerimonas balearica DSM 6083:
- a CDS encoding ABC transporter ATP-binding protein, whose protein sequence is MAEAIPALEIRNLHKRYGDLEVLKGISLTARDGDVISILGSSGSGKSTFLRCINLLENPNEGEIYVAGEQLKLKRDKAGDLVAADGKQLNRIRSELGFVFQNFNLWPHMTILDNIIEAPRRVLGQSKAEATEVAEALLAKVGIADKRHVYPNQLSGGQQQRAAIARTLAMQPKVILFDEPTSALDPEMVQEVLSVIRSLAEEGRTMLLVTHEMNFAKQVSSEVVFLHQGLVEEHGTPEQVFDNPQSARCKQFMSSHR, encoded by the coding sequence ATGGCCGAGGCCATACCCGCACTGGAAATCCGCAACCTGCACAAGCGCTACGGCGATCTGGAAGTACTCAAAGGCATCTCGCTGACCGCTCGCGATGGCGATGTGATTTCCATCCTTGGCTCTTCGGGCTCCGGCAAGTCCACCTTTCTGCGCTGTATCAACCTCCTGGAAAACCCCAACGAGGGCGAGATCTACGTCGCTGGCGAGCAGCTCAAGCTCAAGCGCGACAAGGCAGGCGATCTGGTCGCGGCCGATGGCAAGCAGCTCAATCGCATCCGCAGCGAATTGGGCTTCGTCTTCCAGAACTTCAATCTCTGGCCGCACATGACGATTCTCGACAACATCATCGAGGCGCCGCGTCGCGTGCTCGGCCAGAGCAAGGCCGAGGCCACCGAGGTGGCCGAGGCGCTGCTGGCCAAGGTCGGCATCGCCGACAAGCGCCACGTCTATCCGAACCAGCTCTCCGGCGGCCAGCAGCAGCGCGCGGCCATCGCCCGCACCCTGGCGATGCAGCCGAAGGTAATCCTCTTCGACGAGCCCACCTCGGCGCTTGACCCGGAGATGGTACAGGAAGTGCTTAGCGTAATCCGGTCGCTCGCCGAGGAAGGCCGGACCATGCTGCTGGTCACCCATGAGATGAATTTCGCCAAGCAGGTCTCCAGCGAGGTGGTATTTCTTCATCAGGGGCTGGTCGAGGAGCACGGAACGCCCGAGCAGGTATTTGACAACCCGCAATCGGCGCGCTGTAAACAATTCATGTCCAGCCATCGTTAA
- a CDS encoding ABC transporter substrate-binding protein: protein MKSYKKILLTAAVSLVLGAQAFAAEKLRIGTEGAYPPFNLIDASGKVVGFDLDIAHALCAKMKVECEVVTSDWDGIIPALNAGKFDFLAASMSVTEERKQAVDFTDHYYTNKLQYVAPKSVDFKTDKDYLDGKVIGAQRATIAGTWLEDNLDDVVDIKLYDTQENAYLDLAAGRVDGILADTFVQWEWLKSDAGKDFEFKGEPVFDDDKIAIAVRKGNDELRERLNKALAEIIADGTYKQINDKYFPFSIY from the coding sequence ATGAAGAGCTATAAGAAGATCCTGCTGACCGCCGCCGTTTCCCTGGTCCTCGGTGCTCAGGCATTCGCCGCGGAAAAACTCAGAATCGGCACCGAAGGGGCCTACCCACCCTTCAACCTGATCGACGCCAGCGGCAAGGTAGTCGGCTTCGATCTCGATATCGCCCACGCGCTGTGCGCCAAGATGAAGGTCGAGTGCGAAGTGGTCACCTCCGACTGGGACGGCATCATTCCCGCACTGAACGCCGGCAAATTCGACTTCCTCGCCGCCTCCATGTCGGTCACCGAAGAGCGCAAGCAGGCGGTGGACTTCACCGATCACTACTACACCAACAAGCTGCAGTACGTGGCGCCCAAGTCGGTGGACTTCAAGACCGACAAGGACTACCTGGACGGCAAGGTCATCGGCGCCCAGCGGGCCACCATCGCCGGCACCTGGCTGGAAGACAACCTCGACGACGTGGTTGACATCAAGCTCTACGACACCCAGGAAAACGCCTATCTGGACCTTGCTGCCGGACGCGTCGATGGCATCCTCGCCGACACCTTCGTGCAGTGGGAATGGCTCAAGAGCGACGCCGGCAAGGACTTCGAGTTCAAGGGCGAGCCGGTATTCGATGACGACAAGATCGCCATCGCCGTGCGCAAGGGCAACGACGAACTGCGCGAGCGCCTGAACAAGGCTCTGGCCGAAATCATCGCTGACGGCACCTACAAGCAGATCAACGACAAGTACTTCCCGTTCAGCATCTACTGA
- a CDS encoding BCCT family transporter, with protein sequence MDRKLPKAIIVYPVFIPAVAITLLLVIGTISNPSLAAQTFDAVLAYITRSFGWFYMLSVAFFLIFIVGIALTKWGNIKLGPDHAEPQYSFPAWFAMLFSAGYGIALLFFGVAEPVLHYSTPPAGAPETVDAAKQAMQIAFFHWGFHIWGIFGIVGLALAYFAFRHGLPLSLRSALYPLIGDRIYGPIGHFVDVLVILGTLFGIATTLGLSVTQINAGLNYLWPSIPVSEWVQVVAIVIITLMAIASVVAGLDKGVKNLSLLNILLATLLMLFVLAVGPTIFILETFLQNTGSYLNNIVERTFNLQAYSRSDWIGNWTLFIFGWTISWSPFVGLFIAKISRGRTIRQFVFGVMIVPTLFTFFWFSVFGDTALHLIMVEGYTALIQEVQADHAIALFKLFEQLPLSAFASLLAVILIVTFFVTSSDSGSLVIDSIAAGGAAQTPVWQRVFWASIEGLVAATLLLAGGLSALQTMAITSGLPFCVLMMLIALGMWRALVIEGHQLNLQSQAQGGRLSATGPGVWKRRLAGLVNFPAREEVEAFMGSTVLKAMRRVQRGLVEQGWPAEVHVDEQNARLYLEVIKDDQLDFIYEIRLMSYATPSFAQPTSADGDEHYYRAEVFLRRGGQSYDIYGYDQQDIISDILDQFEKYLHFLHISPGSLPWRMEEHDEMLNNEAQQPAR encoded by the coding sequence ATGGATAGAAAACTACCCAAGGCCATCATCGTCTATCCGGTGTTCATTCCCGCCGTCGCGATCACTCTGCTGCTGGTGATCGGAACAATCAGCAACCCGAGCCTCGCCGCGCAGACCTTCGATGCCGTACTCGCCTACATCACCCGCTCGTTCGGCTGGTTCTACATGCTTTCGGTGGCGTTCTTCCTGATCTTCATCGTCGGCATTGCGCTCACCAAATGGGGCAACATCAAGCTCGGCCCGGACCATGCCGAGCCGCAGTACAGCTTCCCCGCCTGGTTCGCCATGCTGTTTTCCGCCGGCTACGGAATCGCCCTGCTGTTCTTCGGCGTCGCCGAGCCGGTACTGCATTACTCGACACCGCCGGCCGGTGCACCGGAAACCGTGGACGCGGCCAAGCAGGCCATGCAGATCGCATTCTTCCACTGGGGTTTCCATATCTGGGGCATCTTCGGCATCGTCGGCCTGGCGCTGGCCTATTTCGCCTTTCGTCACGGCTTGCCGTTGTCGCTGCGCTCGGCGCTCTATCCGCTGATCGGCGACCGGATCTATGGGCCGATCGGCCACTTCGTCGATGTACTGGTGATCCTCGGCACACTGTTCGGCATCGCCACCACGCTGGGCCTGTCGGTCACCCAGATCAACGCCGGCCTGAATTACCTGTGGCCCAGCATTCCGGTAAGCGAGTGGGTACAGGTGGTGGCGATCGTCATCATCACGCTGATGGCCATCGCCTCGGTGGTCGCCGGGCTCGACAAGGGCGTGAAAAACCTTTCGCTGCTCAACATCCTGCTCGCTACCCTGCTGATGCTGTTCGTGCTCGCGGTCGGGCCGACCATCTTCATTCTCGAAACCTTCCTGCAGAACACCGGCAGCTACCTGAACAATATCGTCGAGCGCACCTTCAACCTGCAGGCCTACAGCCGCAGCGACTGGATCGGCAACTGGACGCTGTTCATCTTCGGCTGGACGATCTCCTGGTCGCCTTTCGTCGGCCTGTTCATCGCCAAGATCAGCCGCGGCCGCACGATCCGCCAGTTCGTCTTCGGCGTGATGATCGTGCCGACGCTGTTCACCTTCTTCTGGTTCTCGGTGTTCGGCGACACCGCCCTGCACCTGATCATGGTCGAGGGCTATACGGCGTTAATCCAGGAGGTCCAGGCCGACCATGCCATCGCCCTGTTCAAGCTGTTCGAACAGCTGCCGCTGAGCGCCTTCGCCTCGCTGCTGGCGGTGATCCTGATCGTCACCTTCTTTGTGACGTCCTCGGACTCCGGCTCGCTGGTCATCGACTCGATCGCCGCTGGCGGCGCGGCGCAGACGCCCGTCTGGCAGCGCGTGTTCTGGGCCAGCATCGAAGGCCTGGTCGCCGCAACGCTGCTGCTCGCCGGCGGGCTCAGCGCATTGCAGACCATGGCCATCACCAGCGGCCTGCCGTTCTGCGTTCTGATGATGCTGATCGCGCTCGGCATGTGGCGCGCGCTGGTGATCGAAGGCCACCAGCTCAACCTGCAATCGCAGGCGCAGGGCGGCCGGCTCAGCGCGACCGGGCCAGGCGTCTGGAAGCGCCGCCTGGCCGGCCTGGTGAATTTCCCGGCGCGTGAGGAAGTCGAGGCGTTCATGGGCTCGACGGTGCTCAAGGCCATGCGCCGCGTGCAACGCGGCCTCGTCGAACAGGGCTGGCCCGCCGAAGTGCACGTCGACGAGCAGAATGCGCGGCTGTATCTGGAGGTGATCAAGGACGACCAGCTGGATTTCATCTACGAAATCCGCCTGATGAGCTACGCCACGCCCTCGTTTGCGCAGCCGACCAGTGCCGACGGCGACGAGCATTACTATCGCGCCGAGGTGTTCCTGCGCCGTGGCGGCCAGTCCTACGACATCTATGGCTATGACCAGCAGGACATCATCAGCGACATCCTCGATCAGTTCGAGAAGTACCTGCACTTCCTACACATTTCACCCGGCAGCCTGCCCTGGCGCATGGAAGAGCACGACGAGATGCTCAACAACGAGGCACAACAGCCTGCGCGCTGA